The Astyanax mexicanus isolate ESR-SI-001 chromosome 12, AstMex3_surface, whole genome shotgun sequence genome window below encodes:
- the epgn gene encoding epigen — protein MPQCVMKNLLQHAVSALATVLLLFSTTAEPAEPSNSTHMPELFTHNEEPRVLALQRPCGAQHESYCINGTCSYINDLTMPQCKCDPNFSGPRCEHFILNTVVHSQPEEIVGITCGVLLLLVCIACLLCFSYKRRCWRSLPLKKGQENSVETLQV, from the exons ATGCCCCAGTGTGTGATGAAGAACCTCCTGCAGCATG CTGTTTCAGCTCTCGCCACAGTATTGCTTCTCTTCAGTACCACAGCAGAACCTGCAGAACCATCCAACTCCACACACATGCCGGAGCTCTTCACACACA aTGAGGAGCCCCGAGTTTTGGCCCTGCAGCGTCCCTGTGGTGCTCAGCATGAGTCATACTGTATAAATGGCACGTGCTCTTACATAAATGACCTTACAATGCCCCAATGCAA GTGTGACCCAAATTTCTCTGGTCCACGCTGTGAGCACTTTATTCTGAACACGGTGGTTCACTCGCAGCCAGAGGAAATTGTTGGGATTACCTGTggagttctgctgctgctggtctgCATCGCCTGCCTCCTCTGCTTCAGCTACAAGAGAAG GTGCTGGAGATCACTGCCATTAAAGAAAGGCCAGGAGAACTCGGTAGAGACACTACAGGTTTAA
- the LOC103029698 gene encoding mucin-2-like produces MKISKLNFSTVTPKPFKYSIQLKLNTSGEGVIGRLKELLHGYPFPYTINNQMKISKLNFITAPLKSFRFTMDIKLDTSKLSSIDRLRGLAHGFQYPYKISSQKQINSLNITTVCITSANQSVCKCEPQYGWSDEHCKKLGACNESSNTLCGCVTSVPYEGQFCGRRRVPSQTFKYSIQIKLNTSGEGVIDRLKALLHGFPFPYTINNQMKISGLNITTEPPTLSPPAPTSDEQTSTTETSTAEASTADTSPAEMSTTQTSAETYAIETSPAKASTEPTSTAETSTAETTIADTSTPEISTTQTSAETSPAVTYSTESSPAQTSTEQTTITETSTVDSTTAEIYTTQTSAETPTAETSTAEIYTTETSTAQTPTEQTSIAETSTVDSTTAEIYTTQTSAETSPAETSTAETYSAETYTTEKSPAQTSTAQTPTKQTSITETFTVDSTTAEIYTTQTSAETSPAETSTAETYTTETSPTQTSTAQTPIEQTSIAETSTVDSTTAEIYTTQTSAETPTAETYTAEIYTTETSTAQTPTEQTSIAETSTVDSTTAEIYTTQTSAETHTAETYSAETYTTEKSPAQTSTAQTPTEQTSIAETSTVDSTTAEIYTTQTSAETSHAETSTAETYTTERSPTQTSTAQTPTEQTSTAETSTAETSTVDTAGTTAGTFGTELSTVDSSPAEISTSQTSAETSTAETSTSKTSPAQTFTAETSTANRNTTEMCNAQTSTVEPSTVQATAETSTEQTYTVQTSTEKTSTEQASSAQTSAAEISTAQVSTGKSSAKPLIAQISTLGTSTAQTLTPEMSTPQISTPQTSTALITTLQTSTVEISTAKTSTAQTSTAGMSSTQIITGQTSTAHTSNAETSAVHPSTAQTSNEKTSTVHPSTAQKTTAQTSTVETPTAQTSTAHTSTVETSTARLSTAMTMTAQTSAVADRPSSTSTEFFTTETSAVTNVTTATTDLVTTTPDATTPTTIPITIQTTEPANTTAVQTTAATTPTEPTTIPITTQTTEPANTTAVQTTAATTPTEPTTIPITTQTTEPANTTAVQTTASTTPTEPTTIPITTQTTEPANTTIVPTTESTTPTTEPQTSPTTILITTQITESANTTTVPTPESTRPTEPPTLPTTILITTQTTEPANTTAVPTPESTTPTTEPPSTPITKPITTQTTEQANSTTVPTPVSTKQTTVPANTTAVPTTESTTPTAEPLTSPTTIPITTQTTEPANTTAVPTTASTTLTKEAPTSPTTIPITTQTTEPSNTTAVPTPASTTPTEPPATPTTTSTTPIITTEVPTTTTTVPTTAAPTSPKVVTKEPAATSKTTPITTPPTTSTTTPITTPPTTSTTTPKTTPSVPTTTPKTTPTTTPQVSSVTMILRLDRSFDVNLQNSESPQYKDLVKKVVNALTKSYQNVPGFIKVTVTGFRAGSVIVDFQVELDYPVNSEIIKQLNENPNISSNLKNEGLSLMEVAQSKKVLGPNTKVYPEQPMILNCTPDQQDPGTIKWKIKGTEIQPDTRYNFSRDNRTLTVNSATIADNGRYECGYNSSTGQYILWEEIDYIEPYPNIQMTPNRTNICQKTTVPLRCCVFKDYNIQLWKNNTFITNITATDSLQKCIEYQYVGICGSYVEFVCNLTDSNLNNFSYSSNTMHVKISEAKPTEPPTNQRKPCNNDQFGYGDHGTVTSGQCKNKDEVGSQTVMCNNGNWEVIDNNCVLRVFQVLKEQSQGLDINNVKPFVEEVTQTTKNHTNDVISSTANIATIITLLNSIANVSKNVTIDENVIKNFLETVEVISSAETNKTWEALNSQPVSQGNSSLLLLSLENIVKNTSDNISNFTTSTNTITFTKATIKDQPFDKTFGNNSEASLFIPSTNLTKNLTITALAFFSLSNILPSRNTSVNDTTVNTINGIIVMVSPSQNESDVTFKFKKLLTQKNSKTLANPECVFWNFSLYNNIGGWDSYGCKLTEDFPGNVTCECNHTTSFSILMSPLNEDSLSLTIITYVGLSVSVLSLVVFLLIEIIFWKPLTSSQTNSPMLYLRHVSMVNIALSLLIADIWLIAGVTDKLETNPACHAVIFFIHFFYLAVFFWMLVSAILLLYSVIVVFTNMSKTSLMAISFSVGYGAPLIIAVITVASTAGRGKYIRKDACWLQWDDSRALLAFAFPVLAIVFTNFVVMIVVLYKMLKKRVGERTSDEKNSMAVIARFVAVLTPILGLTWGFGLGTITSPGTVELHYLFAILNSLQGFFITVFGFLFDKKISKTIRQKLSTRLRSSGAFSSTQRTRSSNPTSSTGII; encoded by the exons ATGAAAATCTCGAAGCTGAACTTCTCCACAG TAACTCCAAAACCCTTCAAATATTCCATCCAACTCAAACTGAACACTTCAGGAGAGGGAGTCATTGGTCGGCTGAAGGAACTTCTTCATGGTTATCCATTCCCCTACACTATCAACAATCAAATGAAAATCTCAAAGCTGAACTTCATCACAG CACCCTTGAAATCATTCAGGTTCACCATGGACATTAAATTGGACACATCCAAACTTTCTTCCATTGACAGACTACGGGGTCTTGCTCATGGATTTCAATATCCTTATAAGATCAGCAGTCAAAAGCAAATCAACTCTCTCAACATCACAACTG TCTGCATCACCAGTGCAAATCAATCAGTGTGCAAATGCGAGCCTCAGTATGGTTGGTCAGATGAACATTGCAAGAAACTTGGAGCTTGTAATGAAAGCAGCAATACCCTATGTGGTTGTGTCACTTCTGTTCCATACGAGGGCCAGTTCTGTGGACGCAGAAGAG TACCTTCACAAACCTTTAAATATTCTATCCAAATCAAACTGAACACTTCAGGAGAGGGAGTCATTGATCGGCTGAAGGCACTTCTACATGGTTTTCCATTCCCCTACACTATCAACAATCAAATGAAAATCTCTGGGCTAAACATCACCACAG AACCACCTACTTTATCACCCCCTGCTCCAACATCTGATGAACAAACATCTACGACAGAAACATCTACTGCTGAAGCCTCCACTGCTGATACATCTCCTGCAGAAATGTCTACTACACAAACATCTGCAGAAACATATGCTATAGAAACATCCCCTGCAAAGGCTTCTACTGAACCAACATCTACAGCCGAAACATCTACTGCTGAAACAACTATTGCTGATACATCTACTCCAGAAATATCTACCACACAAACATCTGCAGAAACATCTCCTGCAGTAACATATTCTACAGAATCATCCCCTGCACAGACATCTACTGAACAAACAACTATCACTGAAACCTCCACTGTGGATTCAACTACTGCAGAAATATATACTACACAAACATCTGCAGAAACACCTACTGCAGAAACATCTACTGCAGAAATATATACTACAGAAACATCTACTGCACAAACACCTACTGAACAAACATCTATCGCTGAAACCTCCACTGTGGATTCAACTACTGCAGAAATATATACTACACAAACATCTGCAGAAACATCTCCTGCAGAAACATCTACTGCAGAAACATATAGTGCAGAAACATATACTACAGAAAAATCCCCTGCACAGACATCTACTGCACAAACACCTACTAAACAAACATCTATTACTGAAACCTTCACTGTGGATTCAACCACTGCAGAAATATATACTACACAAACATCTGCAGAAACATCTCCTGCAGAAACATCTACTGCAGAAACATATACTACAGAAACATCCCCTACACAGACATCTACTGCACAAACACCTATTGAACAAACATCTATCGCTGAAACCTCCACTGTGGATTCAACCACTGCAGAAATATATACTACACAGACATCTGCAGAAACACCTACTGCAGAAACATATACTGCAGAAATATATACTACAGAAACATCTACTGCACAAACACCTACTGAACAAACATCTATCGCTGAAACCTCCACTGTGGATTCAACTACTGCAGAAATATATACTACACAAACATCTGCAGAAACACATACTGCAGAAACATATAGTGCAGAAACATATACTACAGAAAAGTCCCCTGCACAGACATCTACTGCACAAACACCTACTGAACAAACATCTATCGCTGAAACCTCCACTGTGGATTCAACCACTGCAGAAATATATACTACACAGACATCTGCAGAAACATCTCATGCAGAAACATCTACTGCAGAAACATATACTACAGAAAGATCCCCTACACAGACATCTACTGCACAAACACCTACTGAACAAACATCTACAGCAGAAACATCTACTGCTGAAACATCAACTGTAGATACTGCAGGAACAACTGCAGGGACATTTGGCACTGAATTATCCACTGTTGATTCATCACCTGCAGAAATATCTACTTCACAAACATCTGCAGAAACGTCTACAGCAGAAACATCTACTTCAAAAACATCCCCTGCTCAGACATTTACTGCAGAAACATCTACCGCCAACAGAAATACTACAGAAATGTGTAACGCACAAACATCTACTGTAGAACCATCTACTGTACAAGCAACTGCAGAAACATCTACTGAACAAACATATACtgttcaaacgtcgactgaaaaAACATCAACTGAACAAGCTTCGAGTGCACAAACATCTGCAGCAGAAATATCTACTGCACAGGTATCTACAGGAAAATCTTCTGCCAAACCATTGATTGCACAAATCTCTACTTTAGGAACATCTACAGCACAAACATTGACACCAGAAATGTCTACACCACAAATATCCACACCACAAACCTCTACTGCACTAATAACCACACTGCAAACATCTACAGTAGAAATATCTACCGCAAAGACATCTACTGCACAAACATCTACTGCAGGAATGTCATCTACACAAATAATCACAGGGCAGACATCTACTGCACACACATCAAATGCAGAAACATCTGCTGTACACCCATCTACTGCACAAACATCAAATGAAAAAACATCTACTGTACATCCATCTACTGCACAAAAAACTACTGCACAAACATCTACTGTAGAAACACCTACAGCACAAACATCTACTGCACACACATCTACTGTAGAAACATCTACTGCACGTCTGTCTACTGCAATGACAATGACAGCACAAACATCTGCTGTAGCAGACCGACCATCATCTACTTCAACAGAGTTCTTCACTACAG AAACATCTGCTGTAACAAATGTGACGACTGCAACTACAGATCTGGTCACCACAACACCTG ATGCAACTACACCGACAACTATACCAATAACTATACAAACTACAGAACCAGCAAATACAACTGCAGTGCAAACAACTGCAGCCACTACACCAACAGAACCAACAACTATACCAATAACTACACAAACTACAGAACCAGCAAATACAACTGCAGTGCAAACAACTGCAGCCACTACACCAACAGAACCAACAACTATACCAATAACTACACAAACTACAGAACCAGCAAATACAACTGCAGTGCAAACAACTGCATCCACTACACCAACAGAACCAACAACTATACCAATAACTACACAAACTACAGAACCAGCAAATACAACTATAGTTCCAACAACTGAATCAACTACACCAACAACAGAACCACAAACTTCACCAACAACTATACTAATAACTACACAAATAACAGAATCAGCAAATACAACTACAGTGCCAACACCTGAATCAACTAGACCAACAGAACCACCAACTTTACCAACAACTATACTAATAACTACACAAACTACAGAACCAGCAAATACAACTGCAGTGCCAACACCTGAATCAACTACACCAACAACAGAACCACCAAGTACACCAATAACTAAACCAATAACTACACAAACCACTGAACAGGCAAATTCAACTACAGTGCCAACACCTGTATCAACAAAACAAACTACAGTACCAGCTAATACAACTGCAGTGCCAACAACTGAATCAACTACACCAACAGCAGAGCCACTAACTTCACCAACAACTATACCAATAACTACACAAACTACCGAACCAGCAAATACAACTGCAGTGCCAACAACTGCATCAACTACACTGACAAAAGAAGCACCAACTTCACCAACAACTATACCAATAACTACACAAACTACAGAACCATCAAATACAACTGCAGTGCCAACACCTGCATCAACTACACCAACAGAACCACCAGCTACACCAACAACTACATCAACTACACCAATAATTACAACTGAAGTCCCAACAACTACAACTACAGTACCAACAACTGCAGCACCAACTTCACCAAAAGTTGTAACTAAGGAACCAGCAGCTACATCAAAAACTACACCAATAACTACACCACCAACTACATCAACAACTACACCAATAACTACACCACCAACTACATCAACAACTACACCAAAAACTACACCAAGTGTGCCAACAACTACACCAAAAACTACACCAACAACTACACCACAGG TGTCTTCTGTCACAATGATCTTACGTCTAGATCGCAGCTTTGACGTAAACCTGCAAAATTCAGAGAGTCCGCAATATAAAGACTTGGTAAAAAAAGTGGTAAACGCG CTCACAAAGAGTTACCAAAATGTCCCCGGCTTCATTAAGGTGACTGTGACAGGATTCAG GGCAGGGAGTGTGATTGTTGATTTTCAAGTTGAACTGGACTACCCAGTGAACAGTGAAATCATCAAGCAGTTGAATGAGAACCCAAACATCTCAAGCAACCTGAAGAATGAAGGTCTCTCACTCATGGAGGTGGCTCAGAGCA AGAAAGTTTTGGGGCCTAATACGAAAGTGTATCCTGAACAACCCATGATACTGAATTGCACACCAGACCAGCAAGATCCGGGGAcaattaaatggaaaataaaggGAACTGAAATACAGCCTGATACACGCTACAATTTCTCACGAGACAACCGAACTCTCACAGTGAACAGCGCCACCATCGCAGATAATG GTCGTTATGAATGTGGGTACAATTCTAGCACTGGGCAGTACATTCTATGGGAGGAAATTGACTACATTGAGCCGTACCCCAATATTCAAATGACCCCCAACAGGACTAACATTTGTCAAAAGACTACTGTGCCTCTCCGCTGCTGTGTGTTCAAGGATTACAACATTCAGCTGTGGAAAAATAACACATTCA TAACAAATATCACGGCTACTGACTCACTGCAAAAGTGTATTGAGTACCAGTACGTGGGAATATGCGGATCATATGTGGAATTTGTCTGCAACCTTACAGATTCAAATTTAAACAATTTTTCATACAGTTCAAACACAATGCATGTAAAGATCTCTGAAGCGAAACCTACAGAACCACCCACTAACCAAC gtaaaCCATGTAACAATGATCAGTTTGGGTATGGTGATCACGGCACTGTGACTTCTGGTCAGTGTAAAAATAAGGATGAAGTGGGGAGTCAAACAGTCATGTGTAACAACGGCAACTGGGAAGTCATCGACAACAATTGTGTCCTTCGAGTCTTTCAAGTACTGAAAGAGCAGTCTCAG GGCTTGGATATAAACAATGTGAAACCATTTGTGGAAGAGGTGACACAAACTACCAAAAACCACACCAACGATGTCATCAGCTCCACAGCCAACATTGCAACAATCATAACCCTACTGAACTCTATCGCAAACGTATCAAAAAATGTTACGATTGATGAAAATGTTATTAAg aaTTTTCTAGAAACAGTGGAGGTCATTTCATCTgctgaaacaaataaaacatgggAAGCCTTAAATTCTCAACCTGTCAGCCAAGGAAACAGTTCTTTACTACTGCTTTCTTtggaaaatattgttaaaaatactTCAGATAATATCTCTAATTTTACAACCAGCACCAACACCATCACATTCACCAAGGCTACCATCAAAGATCAGCCTTTCGATAAAACATTTGGGAACAATTCAGAGGCTTCGCTATTCATCCCCAGCACCAATCTCACTAAAAACCTTACAATCACTGCCTTAGCTTTTTTCTCACTGAGTAACATTCTGCCATCAAGAAATACAAGTGTAAATGACACCACAGTGAACACCATTAATGGAATCATTGTTATGGTCTCCCCCAGTCAGAACGAAAGCGACGTCACCTTCAAGTTCAAAAAACTCCTTActcaaaaaaactcaaaaacactGGCAAATccagagtgtgttttctggaactTTAGTCTTTATAATAATATAGGTGGTTGGGACTCATATGGGTGTAAGCTGACGGAAGATTTTCCAGGAAACGTGACGTGTGAATGCAATCACACCACGTCATTTTCCATCTTGATGTCTCCTTTAAACGAGGACAGTCTTTCCCTAACCATAATCACCTACGTCGGTCTTAGTGTGTCAGTGCTGAGCTTGGTGGTGTTCCTCCTCATAGAGATCATCTTCTGGAAGCCCCTCACCAGCTCCCAGACCAATAGTCCAATGTTATACCTGCGACACGTCTCAATGGTCAACATCGCCTTGTCCCTTCTGATCGCAGATATCTGGCTCATTGCTGGAGTGACCGATAAGCTGGAGACAAACCCTGCCTGCCATGCAGTGATCTTCTTCATCCACTTCTTTTACCTGGCCGTTTTCTTCTGGATGCTGGTGTCTGCTATCCTGTTGCTGTACAGCGTCATTGTGGTCTTCACAAACATGTCCAAGACTTCCTTGATGGCAATTTCCTTTAGCGTGGGCTATGGAGCTCCGCTCATCATTGCCGTCATTACTGTGGCATCAACAGCAGGAAGGGGAAAGTATATCAGGAAGGATGCATGCTGGTTGCAGTGGGATGATTCTAGAGCTCTGCTGGCCTTCGCTTTTCCAGTCCTGGCCATAGTCTTCACCAACTTTGTGGTCATGATAGTGGTCCTgtataaaatgttgaaaaaaagagTGGGAGAAAGAACCTCAGATGAGAAGAACAGTATGGCTGTCATCGCTCGATTTGTGGCTGTCTTAACCCCCATTTTAGGCCTCACCTGGGGGTTTGGCCTGGGCACCATAACCAGTCCTGGAACTGTAGAGCTGCATTACTTGTTTGCCATCCTAAACTCTCTACAG GGCTTCTTCATTACAGTGTTTGGTTTTCTGTTTGATAAGAAG atttCCAAGACTATCAGACAGAAATTGAGCACAAGACTGAGATCCAGTGGCGCATTC AGCTCAACGCAAAGAACGCGCAGCTCCAACCCAACCAGTTCCACTGGGATTATATAA